A part of Spiribacter vilamensis genomic DNA contains:
- the tgt gene encoding tRNA guanosine(34) transglycosylase Tgt has protein sequence MQFETLASDGWARRGRLRFPRGVIDTPAFMPVGTYGTVKGMTPEEVEATGAQVLLGNTFHLMLRPGTEIIADHGGLHDFMHWPYPILTDSGGFQVFSLAQGRKLTEAGVAFRSPVDGSRVFLDAERSMEVQRALGSDIVMIFDECTAWPVDWSEAKRSMERSLRWAERSRDAHGDSQAALFGIVQGGMYNDLRSESLAGLEAIGFDGMAIGGLSVGEPPEERLRVLDALAPQLPAAKPHYLMGVGRPEDFVDCVARGIDMFDCVLPTRNARNGYLFTETGTLRLRNARFARDTRPIEPGCDCYTCQHYSRAYLRHLDRCHEMLGARLNTVHNLRYFQRLMTRIRAAIEAQAFDEFARSFHARRADMT, from the coding sequence ATGCAGTTCGAGACGCTGGCGAGCGATGGCTGGGCGCGTCGCGGCCGTTTGCGCTTCCCGCGCGGTGTCATTGATACGCCCGCCTTCATGCCGGTCGGCACCTACGGCACCGTCAAGGGGATGACGCCGGAGGAGGTGGAGGCGACCGGGGCCCAGGTCCTGCTGGGCAACACCTTCCACCTGATGCTGCGCCCCGGCACGGAGATCATCGCCGACCACGGCGGCCTGCACGATTTCATGCACTGGCCCTACCCGATTCTGACCGATTCCGGTGGCTTCCAGGTCTTCAGCCTCGCCCAGGGGCGCAAACTGACCGAGGCCGGGGTGGCGTTCCGTTCGCCGGTGGACGGCTCCCGGGTGTTCCTGGACGCCGAGCGCTCCATGGAAGTGCAGCGGGCGCTCGGCAGCGACATCGTCATGATCTTCGACGAGTGTACCGCCTGGCCGGTGGACTGGTCCGAGGCGAAGCGCTCGATGGAGCGCTCCCTGCGCTGGGCGGAGCGCAGTCGCGACGCGCATGGCGACAGCCAGGCGGCCCTGTTCGGGATCGTCCAGGGGGGTATGTACAACGACCTGCGCTCGGAATCGCTGGCGGGGCTGGAGGCGATCGGCTTTGATGGCATGGCCATCGGCGGCCTGTCGGTGGGCGAGCCGCCGGAGGAGCGGTTGCGCGTGCTCGATGCCCTGGCACCGCAACTGCCCGCGGCCAAACCGCATTACCTGATGGGCGTGGGGCGGCCGGAGGATTTCGTTGACTGCGTGGCGCGCGGAATCGATATGTTCGACTGCGTCCTGCCGACGCGCAATGCCCGTAACGGCTATCTTTTCACCGAGACCGGCACCCTGCGCCTGCGCAACGCCCGCTTCGCCCGTGATACCCGCCCGATCGAGCCGGGCTGCGACTGCTATACCTGCCAGCATTACAGTCGGGCCTATCTGCGACACCTTGATCGGTGTCACGAGATGCTGGGCGCACGCCTCAACACCGTCCACAATCTGCGTTACTTTCAGCGGCTCATGACGCGGATCCGGGCCGCGATCGAGGCGCAGGCTTTCGATGAATTCGCCCGCTCGTTCCATGCCCGGCGTGCGGATATGACATAA
- a CDS encoding EAL domain-containing protein, with product MALNRQLWIAIASVMIVAFISSIFISFQSAQGYFKEQLRYKNTDNASILALSLSRIEKDPVLIDLMLAAQFDTGHYQRLELVGPDNESIAVRERDERRTREVPEWFADLAGLEVKPGVAQVSDGWQQYGTLYVESLGGFALEALWETTVELFFGFLAMAILLGLAGSLVLKRLTRPLVDVVRQAEALGNQRFVTTNEPNTLEFRRVVHAMNQLTGHVQGMLNDARGRVEAMRDRLQQDAVTGVGNRNRFDDVIAGLLSDSDRNARHAIFLLRLTNLEEINRVLGRQETDRLIRTVAGDLAAIAGRYQMQFNSREVLRLNGSDFALVLADALDARSIASELNEAMRDRSEHYKDDVAVKTVLSATYFGVDASRSTILTALDDGLARAEHRDGIFLEWVDDSDHAQLLYTSDEWRRILSNAIAERTFSSVYFPVQSLNGGLIHKEVMLRLDVKDKTLTAGQFLPWVRRFGLLPQLDLAVLEHEVSEVTGVSDAGCIAVNLSIETLLDETTRRQLIDLLATGQGQGIALSVEVPERSVLAYPVLFRDFCESVVPMGHNVGIEKAGQRLSDVDDLQALGLSYIKLDRSLTAGLADSADKQNYLRGVTGITRAVGLTVIAEGVQSHDEFDRLVDLGVDGAIGPGID from the coding sequence ATGGCATTGAATCGACAGCTCTGGATAGCCATTGCATCAGTGATGATTGTTGCTTTCATCAGCAGCATTTTTATCAGCTTCCAGAGTGCACAGGGCTATTTCAAGGAACAGCTCCGGTACAAGAATACCGACAATGCCAGCATCCTCGCGCTTTCTCTGTCCCGGATCGAGAAAGATCCGGTGCTGATCGACCTCATGCTCGCGGCGCAATTCGACACCGGCCACTACCAACGCCTGGAACTGGTCGGGCCTGACAACGAATCCATCGCCGTCCGGGAGCGAGACGAGCGGCGGACACGGGAGGTGCCGGAGTGGTTCGCCGATCTGGCCGGGCTGGAGGTGAAGCCGGGCGTTGCCCAGGTATCGGATGGCTGGCAGCAGTACGGCACGCTCTATGTCGAGAGTCTCGGGGGATTCGCGCTCGAGGCGCTGTGGGAGACCACCGTCGAGCTCTTCTTCGGTTTCCTGGCGATGGCCATCCTGCTGGGACTGGCGGGGTCGCTGGTGCTCAAGCGCCTGACCCGGCCGCTGGTTGATGTCGTGCGGCAGGCCGAGGCGCTGGGCAATCAGCGCTTCGTGACAACGAACGAGCCCAATACGCTTGAGTTTCGTCGCGTCGTCCATGCAATGAATCAGCTGACGGGGCATGTTCAGGGGATGCTCAACGATGCGCGCGGCCGGGTCGAGGCGATGCGCGATCGCCTGCAGCAGGATGCGGTAACGGGTGTCGGTAACCGCAACCGCTTCGACGATGTCATCGCCGGGCTTTTGTCCGACTCCGATCGCAATGCCCGGCACGCCATATTCCTGCTCCGTCTGACCAATCTGGAGGAAATCAACCGGGTACTGGGTCGTCAGGAGACCGACCGTCTGATCCGTACCGTGGCGGGAGATCTGGCCGCGATCGCCGGTCGTTACCAGATGCAGTTTAATAGCCGGGAGGTCCTGCGCCTGAATGGCAGTGACTTCGCCCTCGTCCTCGCGGATGCACTGGATGCGCGGTCGATTGCATCAGAGTTGAATGAAGCGATGCGTGATCGCTCCGAGCACTATAAAGACGATGTCGCTGTGAAAACCGTTCTGTCCGCCACTTACTTTGGCGTGGATGCGAGTCGATCGACGATTCTGACCGCGCTAGACGACGGACTGGCGCGGGCAGAGCACCGCGATGGCATCTTTCTGGAATGGGTCGACGACTCCGATCATGCCCAACTGCTGTACACCAGTGACGAATGGCGGCGGATCCTGAGTAACGCGATTGCGGAACGCACATTCTCTTCTGTCTATTTCCCGGTGCAGTCTCTGAACGGCGGCCTGATTCATAAAGAGGTGATGTTGCGGCTGGATGTGAAAGACAAAACGCTGACGGCGGGGCAATTTCTGCCGTGGGTACGTCGGTTCGGCCTGTTGCCGCAACTCGATCTCGCAGTGCTGGAGCACGAGGTGAGCGAAGTGACCGGCGTGTCCGATGCTGGATGCATCGCCGTCAACCTCTCCATTGAGACGCTGCTGGACGAAACTACAAGACGCCAGCTGATTGATTTACTGGCGACGGGACAGGGACAAGGGATTGCCCTGTCGGTCGAGGTCCCCGAGCGGTCTGTGTTGGCTTATCCGGTGCTGTTCCGGGACTTCTGCGAGAGCGTTGTCCCAATGGGACATAATGTCGGAATTGAAAAAGCCGGCCAGCGTCTGTCGGATGTCGACGATTTGCAGGCGCTGGGTTTGTCATACATTAAGCTGGATCGGTCACTGACTGCCGGGCTTGCGGACAGCGCTGATAAACAGAACTACCTGCGTGGCGTGACAGGGATTACTCGCGCGGTGGGTCTGACGGTGATCGCTGAAGGTGTCCAGTCCCACGATGAGTTTGATCGCCTGGTGGATCTGGGTGTCGATGGAGCAATAGGGCCGGGCATCGACTAA
- a CDS encoding tryptophan synthase subunit beta like protein, translating into MARVYVARDADGAVTAVAREPSAAVSEPAASDDPAVQAFLGQVGGMPPEDMIAALQSSDTDMVRVIEDLTSLLIERGVIQFTDLPVPARQKLLARQEWRGQRDLLDLVSRNDADDDPFMP; encoded by the coding sequence ATGGCTAGGGTTTATGTCGCACGCGATGCCGACGGAGCGGTGACAGCGGTTGCACGGGAACCGTCGGCGGCCGTTTCCGAGCCGGCGGCGAGCGATGACCCTGCCGTGCAGGCGTTCCTCGGGCAAGTGGGGGGAATGCCGCCCGAGGATATGATTGCCGCCCTGCAAAGCTCGGATACGGACATGGTTCGGGTTATCGAAGACCTTACCAGTCTATTGATCGAAAGGGGCGTTATTCAATTCACCGATCTGCCAGTCCCCGCCCGCCAGAAACTGCTGGCGCGACAGGAATGGCGTGGCCAGCGCGATCTACTCGACCTGGTGTCGAGAAACGATGCCGATGACGATCCATTCATGCCCTGA
- the yajC gene encoding preprotein translocase subunit YajC: MDFFISDALAQSGGQPGAGLTGLIFPIALIVIFYFLLIRPQQKRAKEHKKLVAELSKGDEVLTNGGLVGRISEVGDTYANLTLAEGVDVRMQKSAVAQVLPKGAMKAGLDKADAAIKDDSGKGKKSK; encoded by the coding sequence ATGGACTTCTTTATCAGCGACGCGCTCGCACAGTCGGGTGGCCAGCCCGGCGCCGGTCTTACCGGACTGATCTTTCCCATTGCCCTGATCGTGATCTTCTACTTCCTGCTGATCCGTCCGCAGCAAAAGCGCGCCAAGGAGCACAAAAAGCTGGTTGCCGAGCTGTCGAAGGGCGACGAAGTGCTCACCAACGGCGGACTCGTCGGCCGTATCAGCGAGGTCGGTGATACCTACGCCAATCTCACCCTCGCCGAGGGCGTGGATGTTCGCATGCAGAAAAGCGCGGTCGCCCAGGTCCTGCCCAAGGGCGCGATGAAGGCCGGTCTCGACAAGGCCGATGCTGCCATCAAGGACGACTCCGGCAAGGGCAAAAAGTCCAAGTAA
- a CDS encoding transglutaminase-like cysteine peptidase, with amino-acid sequence MDRPYETAWMWPLRTTRLISVLVVLLATLIAIGFGQAKVRIDFDTLRAEVRDRFDEDRASVVDDLEQLLDDVRARGPEEWTERINAFFNRHMRYVEDHELYGQSDYWASPVEAIGHGAGDCEDFAIAKYLSLRKLGIENSKLRLIYVRARIAGATRAHMVLGYYPEPEAEPLILGSLVDLIVPARNRTDLTPVFSFNSEGIWVGGQQRNGDQATDRLSRWRDVLQRARAEGITLNEQSE; translated from the coding sequence ATGGATCGACCTTATGAAACGGCATGGATGTGGCCACTACGGACAACCCGCCTCATCTCGGTCCTGGTCGTGCTACTCGCCACCCTGATCGCGATCGGTTTCGGGCAGGCCAAAGTGCGTATCGACTTTGACACACTCCGCGCCGAGGTCCGGGATCGTTTCGACGAAGATCGTGCGTCAGTCGTAGATGACCTGGAGCAGCTACTCGATGATGTGCGCGCCCGTGGTCCCGAGGAATGGACGGAACGCATTAACGCCTTTTTCAATCGCCACATGCGCTATGTCGAGGACCATGAGCTCTACGGCCAGTCCGATTACTGGGCCTCGCCGGTCGAGGCGATCGGACACGGTGCCGGCGATTGCGAGGATTTCGCCATCGCCAAGTATCTTTCCCTGCGCAAGCTTGGAATCGAAAACAGCAAGCTTCGACTGATCTACGTCCGTGCCCGCATCGCGGGTGCCACCCGGGCACACATGGTCCTTGGCTACTATCCCGAACCTGAGGCCGAACCCTTGATCCTCGGTAGTCTTGTCGACCTGATTGTCCCGGCGCGGAATCGAACGGATCTGACACCGGTCTTCAGCTTCAATAGCGAGGGCATCTGGGTGGGCGGCCAGCAGCGGAACGGCGACCAGGCAACCGACCGTCTCTCACGCTGGCGTGACGTGCTCCAGCGCGCCCGGGCCGAAGGAATAACGCTAAACGAGCAGAGCGAGTAG
- a CDS encoding entericidin A/B family lipoprotein, translated as MPVFNFRQTLNLAGITLVIILITGCNTMEGAGKDIQKAGQALESSADRNE; from the coding sequence ATGCCCGTATTCAACTTTCGTCAGACGCTCAATCTTGCCGGCATTACGCTCGTCATCATCCTGATCACTGGATGCAACACCATGGAGGGTGCCGGCAAGGACATCCAGAAGGCGGGCCAGGCACTCGAGAGCAGTGCTGACCGCAACGAGTAA
- the queA gene encoding tRNA preQ1(34) S-adenosylmethionine ribosyltransferase-isomerase QueA, translated as MQVSDFNYELPEDLIASEPLPNRTDSRLLVLDPDTGGVADRQFPTIREYLRPGDLLVVNDTRVLPARLYGHKETGGAVEILLERLTGGNEALAQMRANKMPPIPSRITLEGDLAVEVTGRDGDFFRLRFPDDEPLPTLLERHGHMPLPPYIKREDTPADRERYQTVFADRPGAVAAPTAGLHFDEALLAALRGDGVETATLTLHVGAGTFQPIRTEALEDHRMHAEWLSVPAPVCAAVARTRARGGRVIAVGTTVVRALESAAQTGDLQPFEGETEIFIYPGFEFRVIDGLVTNFHLPGSTLVMLVSALAGREGILAAYDHAVRERYRFFSYGDAMLILAGAGGERP; from the coding sequence ATGCAAGTCAGCGATTTCAATTACGAGCTGCCTGAGGATCTGATCGCCTCCGAGCCGCTACCCAACCGCACCGACAGTCGATTACTCGTTCTTGATCCGGACACCGGCGGGGTTGCCGATCGCCAGTTCCCGACGATCCGCGAGTATCTGCGCCCCGGCGATCTGCTGGTGGTGAACGACACCCGCGTCCTGCCGGCACGACTCTACGGCCACAAGGAAACCGGCGGTGCCGTCGAGATCCTCCTCGAGCGCCTCACCGGCGGTAACGAGGCGCTCGCCCAGATGCGCGCCAACAAAATGCCGCCCATCCCCTCGCGCATCACCCTGGAGGGTGATCTGGCCGTCGAGGTAACGGGCCGTGACGGGGATTTCTTCCGCCTGCGATTCCCCGACGACGAGCCCCTGCCGACGTTGCTCGAGCGCCATGGCCACATGCCGCTACCGCCCTACATCAAGCGCGAAGACACCCCGGCGGACCGCGAGCGCTACCAGACGGTGTTCGCTGACCGGCCCGGTGCCGTGGCGGCACCCACCGCGGGCCTGCATTTCGATGAGGCGCTGCTCGCGGCACTTCGCGGTGACGGGGTTGAGACGGCGACACTGACCCTGCACGTCGGTGCCGGCACCTTCCAGCCGATCCGCACGGAGGCGCTCGAGGATCATCGTATGCACGCCGAGTGGCTCTCGGTGCCGGCGCCGGTCTGTGCCGCAGTGGCCCGTACCCGGGCGCGGGGCGGGCGCGTAATCGCGGTGGGGACCACGGTGGTCCGCGCCCTCGAGTCGGCGGCGCAGACCGGCGATCTGCAGCCCTTCGAGGGCGAAACCGAGATCTTTATCTACCCGGGGTTCGAGTTCCGGGTTATCGACGGCCTGGTCACCAATTTCCATCTGCCCGGCTCGACGCTGGTGATGCTGGTGAGTGCACTCGCCGGCCGCGAGGGCATTCTCGCCGCCTATGATCACGCGGTTCGCGAACGCTACCGGTTTTTCAGTTACGGCGATGCGATGTTGATACTGGCCGGTGCCGGGGGCGAACGCCCGTGA
- a CDS encoding diguanylate cyclase domain-containing protein, which translates to MAVLREPNIDALIDYLKNSVFFIVSFWVLNQVAYFFAVQKGLSAFYPPSGFAMFLVYYLGPRYLPVHFLAILAGGLPQRDLLNYNIDMLVPDLRQFIIYAAAGLILRKVTKGGDVFQSGFLYSAIAASIVTAMLSSIFFNLDIDEPLSSYSLAWVASTSPFFVGNLTGAVFILPLFMLFVHARKTGMGRLKSDVLCEFFATDRMLALFFVFALAFTFVSLGGVSQGFSNYYYFLIIPMIWASVKWGLCPGLVYVFLGNLFAFFLYITYDQSGYTSLEGQVIFCVSVISSIFIGLAHKEKTTLYMQSMYDELTGLPNMRLFKDISHSMIASASRKGNSGALLFVDIDGFKPINDDLGHQAGDHLLRQIADRLKNCLRGSDIVARVGGDEFVIQLDDIKSNNGAETVALNVIDNVSRPFYCNGAMATVGASVGIAIYPQHGDDMETLIGKADEAMYSAKRSGKNVFRLAQT; encoded by the coding sequence ATGGCTGTTCTGCGGGAGCCAAATATAGATGCCTTGATCGATTACCTGAAAAACTCCGTGTTTTTTATCGTTTCGTTCTGGGTTCTCAATCAGGTGGCCTATTTTTTTGCGGTGCAAAAAGGGCTGAGTGCGTTCTATCCACCCTCCGGATTCGCGATGTTCCTCGTGTATTACCTTGGCCCAAGGTATTTACCGGTTCACTTCCTGGCGATTCTTGCTGGAGGGCTGCCGCAGCGTGATCTGCTGAATTACAACATTGATATGCTCGTGCCTGATCTCAGGCAATTTATTATTTACGCGGCTGCGGGGTTGATTCTCAGAAAAGTTACGAAGGGCGGCGATGTTTTTCAATCGGGATTCCTTTATTCCGCTATTGCAGCGTCCATCGTGACTGCGATGCTTTCGTCTATCTTTTTCAATCTCGATATCGATGAACCGCTCAGCTCATACAGCCTGGCATGGGTTGCTTCCACATCTCCTTTTTTCGTCGGGAATCTAACCGGCGCAGTTTTTATCCTGCCGCTCTTCATGCTCTTCGTTCATGCACGAAAAACAGGAATGGGTCGGCTCAAATCGGATGTTCTATGCGAATTTTTCGCAACGGACAGGATGTTGGCGCTTTTTTTCGTTTTCGCCCTCGCGTTCACGTTTGTCTCACTGGGCGGCGTTAGCCAAGGTTTCTCGAACTATTATTACTTTCTCATCATACCCATGATCTGGGCTTCCGTGAAATGGGGTCTATGTCCGGGGTTGGTGTATGTTTTCCTCGGAAATCTGTTCGCGTTCTTCCTGTATATAACTTATGACCAGTCCGGTTATACATCCCTGGAAGGACAGGTCATATTCTGTGTTTCCGTTATTTCCAGTATATTTATAGGTCTGGCCCACAAGGAAAAAACGACGCTCTACATGCAGTCGATGTATGACGAATTGACTGGTCTTCCCAATATGCGGTTATTCAAGGATATCAGTCATTCCATGATTGCGAGCGCAAGTCGAAAGGGAAATAGTGGTGCGCTTCTCTTCGTGGATATCGATGGCTTCAAGCCGATTAACGACGATTTAGGGCATCAGGCTGGCGACCACCTGTTGAGGCAAATCGCCGATCGTCTCAAAAACTGCCTCCGCGGGTCTGATATTGTTGCCCGGGTCGGTGGTGACGAATTCGTCATACAGCTGGACGATATCAAGTCGAATAACGGTGCGGAGACCGTCGCACTTAACGTCATCGACAATGTTTCGAGGCCTTTCTACTGCAATGGCGCTATGGCGACGGTGGGCGCGAGCGTTGGTATAGCGATATACCCGCAGCACGGTGACGATATGGAGACATTAATCGGCAAAGCCGACGAGGCGATGTATAGCGCTAAAAGAAGCGGCAAGAATGTGTTCCGCCTGGCGCAAACATGA
- a CDS encoding retention module-containing protein, producing MDEAIATVLQVEGEVWARAAGGEMRLLSAGDSIFLGETVVTAQGASAGLGFGSGEIVQVANGQSLLMSTDLVASDEPSADEQAVTEQGGEDVLALLDGDGDILEGLEAPAAGDAGAGGAAGGGRTLVEVTRVVEQIDPLAFEFDGPSAVDNQTFADAGPGEAGAVDVTAGITVNLDDVNAANAANAPINGGTTDVEEGQQVGLTITDGTTTVNATATIQSDGSYSTTANLAGLTDGNLTVTATVQDQAGNTATDTDSAALDTEAQAGTVIVDDITADDIINATESVQPITVIGSAIGGDISADDPVTMTINGTTYTTTVASDGTWSVEVDGSDLAADTKFDVTVDSTDDAGNTVTSTGKSTHGVDTDAGRHEGDSSDDVLVGSSGDPVTITFGANIEVDNDSFEIADLSSPDSEIEIPVDTGANVKVYSEGYRDTDQSGLTFRGTGQKGGMGVDDGSSIQAQQPSQLGYREYSEWTTVEIDGELSRPIARLVEKEGSQTIVMNFDEPSTGLKASVNRLFENEGEVGQVEALYGGESQGVWTFSGVDSGTISNGDTIDFDINGNNGSFELPAGVVFDQLRFTATDYADDYSKNNDSSDYYLKSITYEQAYASDDLLIGGNGNDELTGLLGNDVFQWNSGDQGDTSTPANDVITDFGTVDGNKDVLDLRDLLVGEEQSEPISDFLSVEEDTDNGDLVFTVSHDGGLGDAPPVNATQTIRLEGKQFADFDDASTSDELIQNMLDNGQLSIDT from the coding sequence ATGGACGAAGCGATCGCAACCGTACTGCAGGTCGAGGGTGAGGTCTGGGCGCGCGCCGCTGGTGGCGAGATGCGACTGCTCAGCGCAGGCGACAGTATTTTCCTGGGGGAAACCGTTGTCACCGCACAGGGTGCAAGCGCCGGGCTGGGCTTCGGTAGCGGTGAGATTGTCCAGGTCGCCAATGGTCAGTCGTTGCTTATGTCTACCGACCTGGTAGCAAGCGATGAGCCGAGCGCCGACGAGCAGGCTGTCACTGAACAGGGTGGCGAGGACGTCCTCGCGCTACTCGATGGTGACGGCGACATCCTCGAAGGCCTGGAGGCACCGGCTGCGGGTGACGCCGGCGCAGGCGGTGCAGCAGGCGGTGGCCGAACGCTGGTCGAGGTGACGCGGGTAGTTGAGCAGATCGACCCGCTGGCGTTCGAGTTTGACGGTCCGTCGGCGGTTGATAATCAGACGTTTGCAGATGCCGGGCCAGGTGAGGCTGGGGCCGTTGATGTCACAGCCGGTATCACCGTCAACCTCGATGACGTCAATGCCGCGAACGCCGCCAATGCCCCGATCAACGGCGGCACCACCGACGTGGAAGAAGGCCAGCAGGTCGGCCTGACGATCACCGACGGCACGACCACGGTAAATGCTACGGCCACCATACAATCTGATGGCAGCTACAGCACTACCGCCAATCTGGCCGGGCTCACTGATGGCAATCTTACCGTCACGGCCACGGTTCAGGACCAGGCCGGCAACACGGCCACCGATACCGATAGTGCCGCGCTTGATACCGAAGCCCAGGCCGGCACGGTCATTGTTGATGACATCACCGCCGACGACATCATTAATGCCACCGAGTCGGTTCAGCCCATCACGGTTATCGGCTCCGCCATTGGCGGCGATATCAGCGCCGATGATCCCGTCACTATGACTATCAACGGCACCACGTACACCACCACCGTCGCAAGCGATGGGACGTGGAGTGTCGAGGTCGACGGCAGTGACCTGGCCGCTGATACAAAGTTCGACGTCACTGTTGACTCCACCGATGACGCCGGCAACACCGTCACCAGTACCGGCAAGTCCACTCATGGCGTCGACACGGATGCAGGCCGTCATGAGGGAGATAGCTCCGATGATGTGCTGGTTGGCAGCTCGGGTGACCCAGTGACCATTACCTTTGGGGCAAATATCGAAGTCGACAACGATAGTTTCGAGATAGCCGATCTCTCGTCACCAGACTCCGAAATAGAGATTCCGGTCGACACTGGGGCCAATGTGAAGGTTTACAGCGAGGGCTACAGGGACACTGATCAGTCTGGATTGACCTTTCGAGGAACAGGCCAGAAAGGCGGTATGGGCGTTGATGATGGGTCATCAATTCAGGCTCAACAGCCATCGCAACTTGGCTATCGAGAATATAGTGAATGGACCACGGTGGAAATCGACGGCGAACTCTCCCGGCCGATAGCAAGACTTGTTGAAAAAGAAGGTTCGCAAACGATCGTGATGAACTTTGATGAGCCATCAACCGGGTTAAAGGCATCGGTTAATCGGCTCTTCGAAAACGAAGGCGAAGTCGGGCAGGTCGAGGCGCTTTACGGTGGAGAAAGCCAGGGTGTCTGGACGTTCAGCGGCGTCGATAGTGGGACGATAAGCAACGGAGACACCATCGACTTCGATATCAACGGTAACAACGGCAGTTTCGAATTGCCCGCCGGGGTCGTATTCGATCAGCTACGTTTTACGGCAACCGACTATGCTGATGACTATTCAAAGAATAATGATAGCAGCGACTATTATCTCAAATCGATTACCTATGAACAGGCCTACGCCAGTGATGATTTGCTAATCGGCGGCAACGGTAACGATGAACTCACAGGTCTTTTAGGTAACGACGTCTTTCAGTGGAATTCGGGCGACCAAGGCGATACGAGCACCCCGGCAAATGATGTCATTACAGATTTTGGTACTGTGGATGGCAATAAAGACGTACTCGATCTGCGAGATCTCCTGGTCGGTGAAGAACAGAGCGAGCCAATTAGCGATTTCCTTTCGGTCGAAGAGGACACGGACAACGGCGATCTGGTCTTTACGGTAAGCCACGACGGCGGTTTAGGTGACGCGCCGCCGGTCAATGCCACCCAGACCATCCGCCTGGAAGGCAAGCAGTTTGCCGACTTCGACGATGCTAGTACCTCGGACGAGCTGATCCAGAACATGCTCGACAATGGCCAATTGTCGATCGATACCTGA
- a CDS encoding response regulator transcription factor produces the protein MTDAHHVFVTEAGFYSSRWETAFGNARIHYASESVTAEIASRIAEKTTLVWILTGSPGWEPMIRDSVAAGALVIAMSRQPSVDDLRAALTEGARGYVHAVATPERLRQAAETVLAGGLWLPADVINSVLRVLASTEIRPGQASSGDEDDLASLTDRERRVAEAVQLGLSNKEVARQLDITERTVKAHLSAAFRKLDVRDRMQLAARMRRANG, from the coding sequence ATGACCGATGCGCATCACGTGTTTGTCACAGAGGCCGGGTTTTATTCCTCGCGCTGGGAAACGGCCTTTGGCAATGCCCGCATTCACTATGCCTCCGAATCCGTGACCGCCGAAATCGCCAGCCGCATTGCGGAGAAGACGACCCTCGTCTGGATCCTGACCGGTTCGCCCGGCTGGGAGCCGATGATTCGGGACAGCGTTGCGGCTGGTGCGCTGGTGATTGCGATGAGCCGCCAGCCATCGGTGGATGATTTGCGTGCCGCGCTGACCGAGGGGGCAAGGGGGTATGTCCACGCGGTGGCAACGCCGGAACGCCTTCGGCAAGCGGCGGAAACCGTGCTCGCGGGCGGGTTATGGTTACCCGCCGATGTCATCAACTCGGTGCTGCGGGTATTGGCGAGCACCGAAATCCGCCCCGGTCAGGCCAGCTCGGGAGACGAAGACGACTTGGCGAGCCTCACGGATCGCGAGCGACGCGTCGCGGAGGCCGTCCAGCTGGGCCTCAGTAACAAAGAGGTCGCCCGTCAGCTGGATATCACCGAGCGAACGGTCAAGGCACACCTGAGTGCGGCATTCCGCAAACTCGATGTCCGTGACCGGATGCAGCTGGCCGCCCGGATGCGCCGTGCCAATGGCTAG